One Peribacillus simplex NBRC 15720 = DSM 1321 genomic region harbors:
- a CDS encoding transporter substrate-binding domain-containing protein yields the protein MFNNWKKTLMAGMISLSLLGTGYVGHDLISSQNVSAEPASENAPGHLKNVETSQLDEIIERGYIRVGMTGDYKPFTYLNPETNEYEGIDVDAAKELGKDLGVEVEFVATTWPTMMKDLKADKFDIAVGGVTRNTARQKSAYVSQGYLSFGKVPLIRKEDKDKYLTIEDINKPSVRIGVNPGGTNEEFVLQYLSNANVTVVENNLDIPHLVAEGTYDVMITDTVEAMLYAKADPRLYAALTDKPFTNSEKGYMIPRGDFIYASYLEMWMDEMRLQGKFDALYKKWME from the coding sequence ATGTTTAACAATTGGAAAAAAACACTAATGGCTGGAATGATCAGCTTATCCTTGCTAGGTACAGGGTACGTCGGTCACGACCTAATCTCCTCGCAAAACGTATCGGCTGAACCCGCATCAGAAAATGCACCAGGGCATTTGAAAAATGTTGAGACTTCGCAGCTTGATGAAATAATCGAAAGAGGATACATTCGGGTAGGAATGACCGGGGACTACAAACCTTTTACCTATTTGAACCCGGAAACAAATGAGTATGAAGGCATCGACGTGGACGCTGCCAAAGAGCTTGGCAAAGACCTTGGTGTGGAGGTGGAATTTGTCGCTACCACATGGCCTACGATGATGAAAGACCTGAAAGCGGACAAATTTGATATCGCTGTGGGCGGTGTGACTCGCAACACAGCCAGACAAAAAAGCGCTTATGTATCCCAAGGTTACCTTTCATTCGGTAAGGTGCCTTTGATTCGCAAGGAAGATAAAGACAAGTATCTTACCATTGAAGATATCAACAAGCCTTCTGTCCGCATCGGCGTAAATCCAGGCGGAACGAACGAAGAATTTGTCCTTCAGTATCTAAGCAATGCTAACGTAACGGTTGTAGAAAACAATCTTGATATCCCACATCTTGTTGCAGAAGGTACGTATGATGTTATGATCACAGACACAGTAGAAGCAATGCTTTATGCAAAAGCTGATCCCAGATTGTATGCAGCTCTAACTGACAAGCCTTTCACAAACAGTGAAAAAGGTTATATGATCCCACGAGGTGATTTCATTTATGCAAGCTACTTGGAAATGTGGATGGATGAAATGAGGCTCCAGGGAAAATTTGATGCACTCTACAAAAAGTGGATGGAATAG
- a CDS encoding MerR family transcriptional regulator encodes MTYSIGEFSKIVGLSEHTLRFYEKEGLIKVNRDNNNVRIYSDENKLWIESLLHLKNTGMSLKDMKRFAMWGHMGDKTMEERLALLKKHRIKVVEELEKIRQSLEHLDNKINFYENEVGDCFS; translated from the coding sequence TTGACATATTCTATTGGAGAATTTTCTAAAATAGTTGGGCTAAGCGAACATACATTGAGGTTTTATGAAAAAGAAGGGTTAATAAAAGTAAATAGAGACAATAACAATGTCAGAATTTACTCGGATGAAAATAAATTATGGATTGAATCCTTGCTCCACCTAAAAAATACAGGGATGTCACTAAAAGACATGAAACGATTTGCCATGTGGGGGCATATGGGGGATAAAACAATGGAAGAAAGATTAGCTCTGCTTAAAAAGCATCGCATAAAAGTAGTGGAAGAATTGGAGAAGATTCGTCAAAGTTTAGAGCATTTGGATAATAAAATAAATTTTTATGAAAATGAAGTAGGAGACTGTTTCTCTTAG
- a CDS encoding cell wall hydrolase, which yields MLNVKKISFVVFICFMFFIPNSIFAQEILHNGSQGQAVYGLQENLKKMGYFNSQPTGYYGSITDHAVKQLQLDSGLLPDGVFGFQTQQKLNSIEMMARVVHGEARGETYEGKVAVAAVILNRMSTPGFPKNTYDVIFQTNAFTAVHDGQYYLTPNSYSYRAVIDALQGWDPTDGSVYYYNPVSATDEWIFTRETVIRIGNHLFAK from the coding sequence ATGTTAAATGTAAAAAAAATATCGTTTGTTGTTTTTATTTGTTTCATGTTTTTTATACCAAATTCAATCTTTGCTCAAGAAATTTTACACAATGGAAGTCAAGGACAAGCGGTTTATGGCTTACAAGAAAATTTAAAGAAAATGGGTTACTTTAACAGTCAACCAACAGGGTATTATGGTTCAATTACTGATCATGCAGTGAAACAACTTCAACTAGATTCTGGACTATTACCAGATGGAGTTTTTGGATTCCAAACACAACAAAAATTAAATAGTATTGAAATGATGGCCAGGGTTGTTCATGGAGAAGCTCGAGGAGAAACTTATGAAGGAAAAGTAGCTGTCGCTGCAGTAATTTTGAACCGAATGTCAACGCCAGGTTTCCCTAAAAATACTTACGATGTTATTTTCCAGACAAATGCTTTTACAGCTGTACATGATGGGCAATATTATTTGACCCCAAATAGCTATTCTTATCGAGCTGTTATTGATGCATTACAAGGTTGGGATCCTACTGATGGTTCTGTTTATTATTATAATCCGGTCTCGGCAACAGATGAATGGATTTTCACTAGGGAAACAGTCATTAGAATAGGCAACCACTTATTTGCAAAGTAA
- a CDS encoding VOC family protein, which yields MKILRIDHVGVIVNDLSAAKEFFLDFGLEVQGEWELEGELMDQMSGLNDVKVACVGLGKPDGQAWIELIKFYTPSDEKDIQQPFANTLGIRHIAFAVEDIEAVVAKLKKKGTEIFSEIQHYEESYKLCYCRGPEGIILELAEQIK from the coding sequence ATGAAGATCCTCAGAATAGATCATGTAGGTGTAATCGTTAATGATCTCTCTGCTGCTAAAGAGTTTTTTCTCGATTTTGGACTTGAAGTGCAAGGGGAATGGGAATTGGAAGGAGAGTTGATGGATCAGATGAGTGGGCTTAATGACGTTAAAGTAGCATGTGTAGGATTGGGGAAGCCAGACGGTCAGGCATGGATAGAGCTAATTAAATTTTATACGCCGTCAGATGAAAAAGATATTCAGCAACCTTTTGCAAATACCCTGGGTATCCGGCATATTGCATTTGCTGTTGAAGATATTGAAGCTGTTGTTGCCAAATTGAAAAAGAAAGGTACGGAAATCTTTAGTGAGATACAACACTATGAAGAAAGTTATAAGTTATGCTACTGTCGTGGACCAGAGGGAATTATTTTAGAGTTGGCGGAGCAAATCAAATAA
- a CDS encoding VOC family protein, whose amino-acid sequence MIKGFGGIFWITKNLEVIKKWYSEVLKIEIENWNGTVIKPQLGNETIFSFFTENDSHFPTEQQVMLNFQVHNLNETIKHLEQIGVPLAKKKEISEFGKFIWIEDPEGRLVELWEK is encoded by the coding sequence ATGATAAAAGGTTTTGGAGGAATATTTTGGATAACTAAGAATCTTGAAGTTATAAAAAAATGGTACAGTGAAGTGTTGAAGATTGAAATAGAAAATTGGAATGGGACTGTGATAAAACCCCAATTAGGAAATGAGACTATCTTTTCTTTCTTTACCGAGAATGACAGTCATTTTCCAACAGAACAACAAGTGATGTTAAATTTCCAAGTACATAATCTAAACGAGACTATTAAGCATCTTGAACAAATTGGTGTACCTCTTGCAAAGAAAAAAGAGATTAGTGAATTTGGAAAGTTTATTTGGATTGAAGATCCTGAAGGTCGACTGGTCGAGCTTTGGGAGAAATAA
- a CDS encoding helix-turn-helix transcriptional regulator, protein MNDKTRLEALSSFLKTKRSQIKPESIGIPAGTRRRTPGLRREEVAHLAGVSTTWYTWLEQGRDIKVSTSVLDCISTALQLNKDEREYLYDLALEVKSSIIHRKKDQPKLSPSLERILAELTYCPTIITDRHCHIVGWNNAAAHVFLDFEQLPDDQRNLIHLVFTRKELKSLAVNWEHFVKGFLSIFRAYYGHYLGDEWYNLFIKEMSNSHPEFQSLWQESQVSKAPEMMIEFRHAKAGKMLFNLTSLQVQGDMDLRCSIYTPVEGTATEDKLKRLMKKISIESS, encoded by the coding sequence ATGAATGATAAAACCAGACTGGAAGCTTTGTCTTCATTTTTGAAAACTAAGCGATCCCAAATAAAGCCTGAATCTATAGGTATACCTGCAGGTACACGGAGAAGAACACCTGGCTTACGAAGAGAAGAAGTTGCACATTTGGCGGGAGTTAGTACTACTTGGTATACGTGGCTAGAGCAAGGTCGGGATATAAAGGTCTCTACAAGCGTATTGGATTGCATATCTACAGCTCTACAATTAAATAAAGATGAACGAGAGTATCTATATGATTTAGCTTTAGAAGTGAAATCATCCATTATTCATCGAAAGAAGGATCAGCCAAAACTTAGTCCTTCTTTGGAAAGAATTTTAGCTGAGTTAACGTATTGCCCTACTATCATTACAGATCGACATTGTCATATTGTAGGCTGGAACAATGCTGCTGCTCATGTATTTTTAGATTTTGAACAACTCCCAGATGACCAACGAAATTTGATCCATCTAGTTTTTACAAGAAAAGAATTAAAATCATTAGCTGTGAATTGGGAGCATTTTGTTAAAGGATTTCTTTCCATTTTTCGTGCCTATTATGGTCACTACTTAGGTGATGAATGGTATAACCTATTTATTAAAGAAATGAGTAATTCTCACCCGGAATTTCAATCTTTATGGCAAGAAAGTCAAGTGAGCAAAGCTCCAGAAATGATGATTGAATTTAGACATGCTAAAGCCGGAAAGATGCTGTTTAATTTAACTTCCCTCCAAGTCCAGGGGGACATGGACTTAAGGTGCAGTATCTATACACCAGTAGAGGGAACAGCTACAGAAGATAAATTAAAACGATTAATGAAAAAAATCTCCATTGAAAGTTCATGA
- a CDS encoding IS110 family transposase encodes MEAMIERCAGLDVHQETVVACVLFGPLDKKPKTSIETFSTTTTGLLALSDWLATLQVSDIVMESTGVYWKPIWNILEGSFHLVLANARHVKNVPGRKTDVKDAEWLAKLLRCGLIESNFVPPEDIRDLRDLTRYRKKLIHHRTSEQNRIHKILQDANIKLTSVLSDIFGVSGRRILEAILNGEKIETDGLRKMVDWRTKASITDIANAINGRIRRHHRDMLRYHWEHMSYLEKAIEELEKQIDQLLSPYRKEVELLDGIPGVNKAAAATFIAEMGVDMSVFKSAKHLASWAGVSPGNYESAGKKKRVKPHKVTKL; translated from the coding sequence ATGGAAGCAATGATTGAACGGTGTGCTGGCCTAGATGTACACCAAGAAACAGTAGTAGCCTGTGTATTATTTGGTCCATTAGATAAAAAGCCAAAAACCTCTATTGAAACGTTTTCAACTACAACAACGGGACTCTTGGCTTTAAGTGATTGGCTAGCTACCCTTCAGGTATCCGATATTGTGATGGAAAGTACCGGAGTCTATTGGAAACCAATATGGAATATACTTGAGGGTTCTTTTCACCTTGTTCTTGCCAATGCCAGACATGTCAAAAATGTTCCAGGTCGTAAAACTGATGTGAAAGATGCCGAATGGCTTGCCAAGCTTCTAAGATGTGGACTTATTGAAAGTAATTTTGTTCCACCGGAGGATATTCGTGATTTACGAGATCTTACTCGTTATCGAAAAAAATTGATTCATCATCGCACTTCAGAGCAGAATCGCATTCACAAAATTCTTCAAGATGCTAATATCAAGCTAACATCCGTATTATCAGACATTTTTGGTGTATCGGGACGCCGTATCCTTGAAGCGATTCTAAACGGTGAAAAAATAGAGACCGATGGTCTTCGAAAAATGGTGGATTGGCGAACAAAAGCAAGTATTACTGACATTGCAAATGCAATTAATGGTCGTATTCGCCGTCATCACCGTGATATGTTGCGTTACCATTGGGAGCATATGAGTTATTTAGAAAAAGCCATAGAAGAATTGGAAAAACAAATCGATCAACTCCTGTCCCCATATCGTAAGGAAGTAGAATTATTGGATGGTATACCTGGTGTTAACAAAGCTGCCGCAGCTACTTTTATTGCAGAGATGGGCGTTGATATGTCCGTATTTAAGTCGGCTAAACATCTTGCCTCTTGGGCTGGTGTGAGTCCCGGAAATTACGAAAGTGCTGGTAAAAAAAAACGAGTAAAACCACACAAGGTAACAAAGCTTTGA
- a CDS encoding DUF1835 domain-containing protein: protein MENINQLKRAISKLDEREVKALLNLIFIRSEQCEEDEMIRILQSMKKSLIQVSRNEEKKEHPQTVHIVFGDSTAGSLKFAFRKTTYAKTEEIIVLPDILSVGPIESLQTKEGIENRFQWFKENYRDDFKNLEEYKQGMLKAIEKIKAIPPYQKVIIWTCENAAEQTGLRIVLYILQNKVNDVFELNTFKAFHEFFTYPMLEEEQFPRSSGELTPEKLLQFYEQFELRPMNFAKRNALSDEGQNLMLIENHLRTWEHGELRDSNIERGDDFIIHCAKKLHKEQGTYDYMKSARLIGEVIGHMQQYTGDEWIEYRLRDLISKEIFEYRGDLSAMRLYEVKLKKELLH, encoded by the coding sequence ATGGAGAATATTAATCAGTTAAAACGAGCTATTTCAAAACTTGATGAACGTGAGGTAAAGGCTCTTCTAAATTTAATATTTATACGTTCTGAACAATGTGAAGAAGATGAAATGATTCGAATTCTACAATCAATGAAAAAATCATTGATTCAAGTTTCGAGAAATGAAGAGAAAAAAGAACATCCACAAACGGTACATATTGTATTTGGTGATTCGACTGCAGGTAGCTTAAAATTCGCATTTCGTAAAACTACTTATGCAAAAACAGAAGAAATCATTGTGTTACCCGATATTTTATCGGTTGGTCCAATTGAATCACTTCAAACAAAAGAAGGGATAGAAAATCGTTTTCAATGGTTTAAGGAAAACTATCGTGATGACTTCAAAAATCTTGAAGAATATAAACAGGGTATGTTAAAAGCAATCGAGAAAATAAAAGCGATACCACCTTATCAAAAGGTGATTATTTGGACATGTGAGAACGCTGCTGAGCAAACAGGTCTGCGTATTGTCCTTTATATATTGCAAAATAAAGTCAATGATGTGTTCGAACTCAATACGTTTAAAGCATTTCACGAGTTCTTTACATATCCTATGTTAGAAGAGGAACAGTTTCCTCGTTCATCAGGAGAATTGACTCCCGAAAAACTGCTTCAATTTTATGAACAATTTGAGCTTAGACCAATGAATTTTGCAAAACGTAATGCTCTCAGTGACGAAGGACAGAATTTAATGCTGATTGAAAATCATTTGAGAACATGGGAGCATGGTGAGCTTAGGGATTCAAATATTGAACGAGGTGATGATTTTATCATTCATTGTGCAAAGAAATTACATAAAGAACAAGGTACATATGATTATATGAAGTCGGCACGTTTGATTGGTGAAGTCATTGGTCATATGCAGCAATACACTGGAGATGAATGGATAGAATATCGACTCCGTGATTTAATTTCAAAAGAAATATTTGAATATCGAGGGGATTTAAGTGCAATGCGACTATACGAAGTGAAATTAAAAAAAGAGTTACTTCACTAA
- a CDS encoding S8 family serine peptidase: MKKKILHTVLSIAVGAGILSVGGVPTQAKSQYQEMNDTYAIAFKSGLPENYQEVIRKAGGKVTKVLPEVGGIEAQSDEPSFLKNLKGNSSIEAANREIPLTLDKTAVSPYNYESSIISQQNSESYWDSQWDIQRVTNDGKSYDLETGGYKNKDGSITHKAVVGVIDTGIDESHPDLKNNIIGGRNLVPAGMDESETGDPTDIKDRNGHGTHVAGIIGANGKVNGVGPDLGIRSYRVLYSEQALGLPAWIIDGIIAATNDKVDVINMSLRFYNNTKMTIEGESYKSVAETLLWKRAIQYAVKNGVTVVAGSGNESLNLDDKKEVNEFLNKMYEPYGMSVKGPATVVPAQMPGVINVSASTKWSTQQLAFYSNYGNSIDVAAPGGDYGPKYAETNDPAAADPSNLILSTWPTYLGTSYEFNAGTSMATPQVAGIAGVIKAAHPEYKPAQVTARIKQTALDYGKNGQDASFGSGEANAYRALENIKK; encoded by the coding sequence ATGAAAAAGAAAATTCTACATACGGTACTTTCGATTGCAGTAGGAGCAGGGATACTGTCCGTTGGTGGTGTTCCTACCCAAGCTAAGAGTCAATATCAGGAGATGAATGACACATACGCAATAGCTTTTAAAAGTGGATTACCAGAGAATTATCAAGAGGTAATACGGAAAGCTGGTGGTAAAGTAACCAAAGTTCTTCCCGAAGTTGGAGGAATAGAAGCTCAATCTGACGAGCCTTCTTTTCTTAAAAACCTAAAAGGTAATTCTTCAATAGAAGCTGCTAACAGAGAAATTCCCCTAACCTTAGACAAAACAGCAGTCAGCCCTTATAACTATGAGTCTAGTATCATCAGCCAGCAAAATTCAGAGAGTTATTGGGACTCCCAATGGGATATTCAAAGGGTGACCAACGACGGGAAATCATATGATTTAGAAACAGGCGGATATAAAAATAAAGATGGTAGTATTACTCATAAAGCAGTGGTGGGAGTGATTGATACTGGAATTGATGAGTCTCATCCTGACTTAAAGAATAATATAATAGGTGGACGTAATCTTGTTCCTGCTGGAATGGATGAATCTGAAACCGGTGATCCTACTGATATAAAAGATCGCAATGGGCACGGTACTCACGTTGCCGGGATCATTGGAGCAAATGGTAAAGTAAACGGTGTAGGACCAGATTTAGGAATCCGATCCTATCGCGTATTATACTCAGAGCAAGCCCTTGGATTACCAGCTTGGATTATAGATGGAATTATTGCAGCAACAAATGACAAGGTAGATGTTATTAATATGTCTCTTCGTTTCTATAATAATACCAAAATGACAATTGAGGGAGAAAGTTATAAATCAGTCGCTGAAACGTTACTTTGGAAGAGAGCAATTCAATATGCAGTAAAGAATGGAGTAACTGTAGTAGCCGGTAGTGGTAATGAAAGTTTAAATTTGGATGACAAGAAGGAAGTAAACGAATTTTTAAATAAAATGTATGAACCATATGGAATGAGCGTGAAAGGGCCTGCAACTGTAGTACCAGCACAAATGCCAGGAGTTATTAATGTGTCTGCCTCCACAAAATGGTCAACTCAACAGCTTGCTTTCTACTCTAATTATGGAAACAGTATTGACGTGGCAGCTCCTGGAGGAGATTATGGGCCTAAATATGCAGAAACCAATGATCCTGCTGCGGCTGATCCAAGTAACTTAATCCTAAGTACTTGGCCTACCTATTTAGGTACTTCATATGAGTTTAATGCTGGTACTTCTATGGCCACTCCTCAAGTAGCTGGAATTGCAGGAGTCATTAAGGCAGCTCATCCGGAGTATAAACCTGCCCAAGTAACAGCACGTATTAAGCAAACAGCTCTTGACTATGGAAAGAATGGACAAGATGCTTCATTTGGTTCAGGAGAAGCAAATGCTTATAGAGCATTAGAAAATATAAAGAAGTAG
- a CDS encoding NADH-dependent flavin oxidoreductase, producing the protein MNGKYSNLFKSFTFKNGITLNNRVVMAPMTTWSSNDDYTVSDEELTYYKKRVNGVGLVITGCTHVTPNGIGFTNEFAAYDDTFTPGLRKLAEAAKSGGAPAILQIFHAGNKALPDLTPNGEVVSSSALETEATGFAPSVLPRELSHVEIMEVIHAFGETTRRAIEAGFDGVELHGAHGFLIQNFFSPFFNRREDQWGGSLENRMRFPLAIVQEVKNVIEKHATKPFILGYRISPDEHQEGGLRMKDTYALIESLIEEDVDYVHASLADALSSKPVDSQDEKTYLELVVDHVNGRVPVLAAGSMVTPDDVAKALDKGLTLAAIGHALIMNPDWVEKVQNGQVSEIQTAIKASKVSELELPEKLWGIIQASGPWFKIEE; encoded by the coding sequence ATGAACGGAAAATATAGCAACTTATTTAAATCTTTTACATTTAAAAACGGGATTACCCTTAATAATAGAGTGGTTATGGCACCAATGACAACTTGGTCCAGTAATGATGATTACACGGTTTCGGATGAGGAATTAACCTATTACAAAAAAAGAGTAAACGGAGTAGGACTTGTGATTACAGGTTGTACACATGTGACTCCAAACGGGATCGGTTTTACAAATGAATTTGCAGCTTATGACGATACATTTACGCCGGGCTTACGTAAATTAGCTGAAGCCGCGAAAAGTGGCGGAGCTCCTGCAATCCTTCAAATTTTCCATGCAGGTAACAAAGCACTACCGGACTTGACACCAAATGGTGAGGTTGTTAGTTCCAGCGCTTTAGAGACTGAAGCTACTGGATTTGCACCTTCAGTGCTACCTAGAGAGCTTTCCCATGTCGAGATAATGGAAGTGATTCATGCATTTGGAGAAACAACAAGAAGAGCAATTGAAGCAGGTTTTGACGGTGTTGAACTTCATGGGGCTCATGGGTTTTTAATACAAAACTTCTTCTCACCTTTCTTCAACAGACGAGAAGATCAATGGGGAGGATCATTAGAAAATCGCATGCGTTTCCCACTGGCAATCGTTCAGGAAGTAAAAAATGTCATTGAAAAGCATGCAACAAAACCGTTTATTTTAGGATACAGAATATCTCCTGACGAACACCAAGAAGGCGGTTTGAGAATGAAGGATACCTATGCATTGATTGAAAGCTTGATTGAAGAGGATGTTGATTATGTGCATGCTTCATTGGCTGATGCTCTTTCTTCAAAGCCAGTCGACAGTCAAGATGAAAAGACATATCTTGAGTTAGTTGTCGACCATGTAAACGGACGAGTTCCTGTACTGGCTGCTGGTTCTATGGTAACTCCGGATGATGTTGCCAAAGCATTGGATAAGGGACTTACCCTAGCTGCAATTGGCCACGCGTTAATTATGAATCCAGACTGGGTTGAAAAGGTTCAAAATGGACAAGTGTCTGAGATCCAAACAGCGATAAAGGCTTCAAAGGTTAGTGAGCTTGAGCTTCCAGAAAAACTTTGGGGCATCATTCAAGCTTCAGGCCCATGGTTTAAGATTGAGGAATAA
- a CDS encoding IS110 family transposase, with amino-acid sequence MNPVVGLDISKGESQVQAFLDKGKPYQRSFKITHTVEGLNLLVAFLEDVKKESGQKPSVVLEATGHYQAPVVHYLEEQGYLLIIINPLISYKARGSSLRKVKTDAIDAYLLCELFYKEELEPYKKRGVQLLNLRNLTRQHENITGVMVQTKLQFQAVLEQVFPEYKGVFGDLYSVVSLLTLSEFPSSEDILKASEEAMTARIFELCKSRSIKWANEKAIQLKAAAARNPFEKTVYQSHILSLGMYINILLQYKEHLSKLEAEIDALAKEIEEYTILKSIPGIGEKIAATIISEIGEIDRFNNPKKLVAFSGVDPSVFESGKFTATKNRITKRGSSRLRHALYMAVRCAIRDCRKSKTTDEIIPRNKKLRVFYDKKREEGKPYKVAVIACVNKLLHWIFALLKNKMTFQDIV; translated from the coding sequence ATGAATCCAGTCGTTGGTCTGGATATTTCAAAAGGGGAAAGTCAGGTTCAAGCATTTTTGGATAAGGGTAAACCTTATCAAAGGAGTTTTAAAATAACTCATACTGTTGAGGGGCTTAATTTACTTGTAGCGTTTCTTGAGGATGTAAAGAAAGAGTCTGGTCAGAAGCCTTCAGTCGTTTTAGAAGCCACTGGACATTATCAAGCTCCAGTCGTTCATTACTTGGAAGAACAAGGATATTTATTGATTATCATTAATCCATTGATTTCATATAAGGCAAGAGGATCAAGCTTAAGAAAGGTAAAAACAGATGCCATTGATGCCTATCTTCTCTGTGAGTTGTTTTATAAAGAAGAATTAGAGCCATATAAAAAGCGTGGAGTCCAGTTATTGAACCTTCGTAATCTCACAAGACAACATGAAAACATAACTGGCGTTATGGTTCAAACAAAGCTTCAATTTCAGGCAGTGCTTGAACAAGTGTTTCCTGAATATAAAGGAGTTTTTGGAGATTTATATTCTGTGGTGTCACTCTTAACTCTTTCAGAGTTCCCCTCTTCAGAGGACATTTTGAAGGCAAGTGAAGAAGCAATGACAGCAAGGATATTTGAGTTATGCAAGAGTAGATCAATTAAATGGGCAAATGAAAAAGCGATTCAGCTTAAAGCTGCGGCAGCTCGTAACCCTTTTGAAAAGACAGTCTATCAGAGTCATATTTTAAGCCTTGGTATGTATATAAATATTCTTCTTCAGTACAAAGAGCATCTATCAAAGTTAGAGGCAGAGATAGACGCCCTCGCTAAAGAAATTGAAGAATATACGATCCTCAAATCTATCCCAGGTATCGGAGAAAAGATCGCGGCAACGATTATTTCTGAAATTGGTGAGATAGATCGATTTAATAATCCTAAAAAACTTGTAGCTTTCTCTGGAGTTGATCCTAGTGTATTCGAATCCGGTAAGTTTACAGCTACCAAAAATAGAATCACTAAAAGAGGTTCTAGCAGACTTCGACATGCCTTATATATGGCGGTTCGTTGTGCTATTCGTGATTGCCGGAAGTCTAAGACAACTGATGAAATTATCCCTCGAAATAAGAAGCTACGCGTGTTTTATGACAAGAAACGTGAGGAAGGAAAGCCTTATAAGGTAGCCGTCATAGCCTGTGTAAATAAGCTCTTACACTGGATTTTCGCTCTATTAAAGAACAAAATGACTTTCCAAGATATTGTTTAA
- the fabF gene encoding beta-ketoacyl-ACP synthase II encodes MERVVITGMGVVSPIGNNVEKFWRNLTEGKSGISSIDTFDVSNHKAKIAGVIRDFNADDTLGKNEARRLDRFTQFALAAAEQAWTDSNLDIDDINLERLGVYVGSGIGGIETLIDNVDTLREKGPRRVSPTLVPAMISNAAAAQISIKWNAMGPTMSPVSACAIGNTAIGEAFRLIRFGEADAVFAGGAEAAITDLSLASFGNATALSTRNDNPAKASRPFDVNRDGFVMSEGAGILILESLSHALRRDAKIYAEVIGYGASSDAYHMVATHPEGKGAYLAMKMALKNAKISPEEIDVISAHATSTEVGDRSETLAIKKLFESKAYQIPITANKSMLGHMLGAAGGVEAIALAKSLQEGIIPPTINLEKPDSLCDLDYVPGVARKVEISIGLSNSFGFGGHNAAIVLKKYE; translated from the coding sequence ATGGAAAGAGTCGTTATTACCGGAATGGGAGTAGTCTCTCCTATTGGAAACAACGTAGAAAAATTTTGGAGAAATCTGACTGAAGGGAAGTCGGGCATTTCCTCTATTGATACATTTGACGTAAGCAATCATAAAGCAAAAATTGCAGGAGTTATTCGTGATTTTAATGCAGATGATACTTTAGGGAAAAATGAAGCACGACGTCTAGATCGCTTTACTCAATTTGCTTTGGCTGCCGCTGAACAAGCTTGGACTGATTCTAATTTAGATATTGATGATATCAATCTAGAAAGACTTGGCGTATATGTTGGTTCGGGGATAGGAGGAATTGAAACATTGATTGATAATGTGGATACTCTTCGAGAGAAAGGTCCAAGAAGAGTTAGTCCAACCCTGGTACCAGCCATGATTTCAAATGCTGCCGCAGCCCAAATTAGTATCAAGTGGAACGCAATGGGACCTACTATGTCCCCTGTTTCTGCTTGTGCGATCGGAAATACAGCTATTGGTGAAGCATTCAGACTTATTCGCTTTGGAGAAGCTGATGCCGTTTTTGCAGGAGGAGCAGAAGCAGCTATAACAGATTTATCTTTAGCTAGTTTTGGTAATGCTACAGCATTATCAACGAGAAACGATAATCCAGCTAAAGCTAGCCGTCCTTTTGATGTAAATCGAGATGGATTTGTCATGTCCGAAGGAGCAGGAATTTTAATCTTGGAATCTTTGTCTCACGCTTTACGTAGAGATGCAAAAATTTATGCAGAAGTCATTGGGTATGGTGCGAGTTCTGATGCCTATCATATGGTAGCTACACACCCAGAAGGAAAAGGAGCCTATCTTGCAATGAAAATGGCTTTGAAAAATGCAAAAATTTCTCCTGAAGAGATTGATGTTATTAGTGCTCATGCAACAAGTACAGAAGTTGGAGATCGATCTGAGACACTGGCAATTAAAAAACTATTTGAATCAAAAGCTTATCAAATCCCAATAACAGCCAATAAATCTATGCTTGGTCACATGTTAGGTGCAGCTGGAGGCGTGGAAGCAATTGCTTTGGCAAAAAGTTTACAGGAAGGAATTATTCCTCCAACCATCAACTTAGAAAAGCCTGATTCATTATGTGATTTAGATTATGTACCAGGTGTTGCTCGTAAAGTGGAAATAAGTATTGGTCTATCAAATTCATTTGGTTTTGGAGGTCATAATGCAGCTATCGTTTTAAAAAAATACGAGTGA